Proteins encoded by one window of Pseudorca crassidens isolate mPseCra1 chromosome 3, mPseCra1.hap1, whole genome shotgun sequence:
- the TBC1D9B gene encoding TBC1 domain family member 9B isoform X4 — translation MWLGPEEVLVANALWVTERANPFFVLQRRRGHGKGGGLTGLLVGTLDVVLDSSARVAPYRILHQTQDSQVYWTVACGSSRKEITKHWEWLENNLLQTLSIFDTEEDITTFVKGKIHGIIAEENKNLQPQGDEDPGKFKEAELKMRKQFGMPEGEKLVNYYSCSYWKGRVPRQGWLYLTVNHLCFYSFLLGKEVSLVVQWVDVTRLEKNATLLFPESIRVDTRDQELFFSMFLNISETFKLMEQLANLAMRQLLDSEGFLEDKALPRPPRPHSNISALKRDLDARAKNECYCATFRLPGDERLDGHTGCTLWTPFNKLHIPGQMFISSNYICFASKEEDACHLIIPLREVTIVEKADSSSVLPSPLSISTKSKMTFLFANLKDRDFLVQRISDFLQKMPSKPPGNSRAGRKASIVDSAPESSPAPQEVSEQPASPTSPLGGLQGSHAQEAPTASQGLLKLFQRNTPMEDLGAKGAKEKMKEESWHIHFFEYGRGMCMYRTARTRELVLKGIPESLRGELWLLFSGAWNEMVTHPGYYAELVEKSTGKYSLATEEIERDLHRSMPEHPAFQNELGIAALRRVLTAYAFRNPTIGYCQAMNIVTSVLLLYGSEEEAFWLLVALCERMLPDYYNTRVVGALVDQGIFEELTRDFLPQLSEKMQDLGVIPSISLSWFLTLFLSVMPFESAAVIVDCFFYEGIKVILQVALAILDANMEQLLGCSDEGEAMTVLGRYLDNVVNKQSVSPPIPHLHALLTSGDDPPEEVDIFDLLKVSYEKFSSLRAEDIEQMRFKQRLKVIQSLEDTAKRSVVRAIPGDIGFSIEELEDLYMVFKAKQLASQYWGSSRPAAVRRDPSLPYLEQYRIDTNQFQELFASLTPWACGSHTSVLAGRMFRLLDENKDSLINFKEFVTGISRMYHGDLTEKLKVLYKLHLPPALSPEEAESALEATHYFTENSSSEEALQQEEQEGAGNDIQEKRREEKGTSPPDYRHYLRMWAKEKEVQKETIKDLPKMNQEQFIELCKTLYNMFSEDPMEQDLYHAIATVASLLLRIGEVGRRFSAWSGRGESRDSAPEESEPPAPHPPQDVAQELQPPAAGDPQAKAGGDTHLGKAPQESQVVGEGGGGEGRGSPPQPLSDDETKDDMSMSSYSVVSTGSLQCEDLADDTVLVGGEAHSPVATTHSGGAVDTDWCISFEQILASILTESVLVNFFEKRVDIGLKIKDQRKVERQFSTSSDHEQSAVLG, via the exons GGCATCATCGCAGAAGAGAACAAGAACCTGCAGCCCCAGGGAGATGAGGACCCTGGGAAATTCAAGGAGGCCGAGCTGAAAATGCGGAAGCAGTTTGGGATGCCCGAGGGAGAGAAGCTGGTGAACTACTACTCCTGCAGCTACTGGAAGGGCCGCGTGCCCCGGCAGGGCTGGCTCTACCTGACCGTCAACCACCTGTGCTTCTACTCCTTCCTGCTGGGCAAGGAGG TgagcctggtggtgcagtgggtggaCGTCACACGGCTGGAGAAGAATGCCACGCTGCTCTTCCCTGAGAGCATCCGTGTGGACACCCGGGACCAGGAGCTCTTCTTCTCCATGTTCCTCAACATCAGCGAGACCTTCAAGCTCATGGAGCAGCTGGCCAACCTTGCCATGCGGCAGCTACTGGACAgcgagggcttcctggaagacaaAGCACTGCCCAGGCCCCCCCGGCCGCACAGCAACATCTCGGCTCTGAAGCG AGACCTGGACGCTCGAGCCAAGAACGAGTGCTACTGTGCCACGTTCCGGCTGCCCGGGGACGAGCGCCTGGACGGCCACACAGGCTGCACCCTGTGGACCCCATTCAACAAGCTGCACATCCCTGGCCAGATGTTTATCTCCAGCAACTACATCTGCTTTGCCAGCAAGGAAGAGGATGCTTGCCACCTCATCATACCCCTGCGGGAG GTGACCATTGTGGAAAAAGCTGATAGCTCCAGTGTCCTGCCCAGCCCTCTGTCCATTAGCACTAAGAGCAAAATGACCTTCCTGTTTGCCAACCTGAAAGACCGCGATTTCTTGGTTCAGAGGATCTCTGACTTCCTCCAGAAAATGCCATCCAAGCCGCCAGGCAACAGCAGAGCGGGGAGGAAAGCCAGCATTGTGGACTCAGCCCCAGAG TCTTCCCCAGCTCCTCAGGAGGTGTCAGAACAGCCTGCCAGCCCGACCTCACCCCTCGGTGGCCTCCAGGGGTCCCATGCACAGGAGGCTCCAACCGCTTCCCAGGgcctgctcaaactcttccagagaaaCACGCCCATGGAGGACCTGGGAGCCAAGGGG GCCAAGGAGAAGATGAAAGAGGAGTCGTGGCACATCCACTTTTTTGAGTACGGGCGCGGCATGTGCATGTACCGCACCGCCAGGACGCGGGAGCTGGTGCTGAAGGGCATCCCCGAGAGCCTCCGGGGGGAGCTGTGGCTCCTCTTCTCTG GGGCCTGGAATGAGATGGTGACTCACCCTGGCTACTATGCTGAGCTGGTGGAGAAGTCCACAGGGAAGTACAGCCTGGCCACGGAGGAGATCGAGCGAGACCTCCACCGCTCCATGCCCGAGCACCCTGCCTTCCAGAATGAGCTCGGGATCGCTGCACTCCGCCGGGTGCTGACTGCCTACGCTTTCCGAAACCCCACCATTGGCTACTGCCAG GCCATGAACATCGTCACCTCAGTGCTCCTGCTCTATGGCAGCGAGGAGGAGGCATTCTGGCTGCTGGTGGCCCTCTGTGAACGCATGCTGCCCGACTACTACAACACCAGGGTGGTTG GGGCCCTGGTGGACCAAGGCATCTTCGAAGAGCTCACGAGAGACTTCCTGCCCCAGCTCTCCGAGAAGATGCAGGACCTGGGGGTGATTCCCAGCATCTCGCTCTCCTGGTTCCTGACCCTCTTTCTCAGCGTCATGCCCTTTGAGAGCGCTGCGGTCATTGTTGACTGCTTCTTCTACGAGGGCATCAAGGTGATCCTGCAGGTGGCCTTGGCCATCCTGGATGCCAACATGGAGCAGCTACTGGGCTGCAGCGACGAGGGCGAGGCCATGACCGTCCTGGGCAG ATACCTGGATAATGTGGTCAATAAGCAGAGTGTCTCTCCTCCTATCCCACACCTCCATGCCCTGCTGACGAGTGGAGATGACCCTCCTGAAGAGGTGGACATCTTCGACCTCCTGAAAGTGTCATATGAG AAATTCAGCAGCCTGAGGGCCGAGGACATTGAACAGATGCGGTTTAAACAGAGGCTGAAAGTGATCCAGTCCTTGGAGGATACGGCCAAGAGGAGTGTG GTTCGAGCTATACCTGGGGACATTGGTTTCTCAATTGAAGAGCTGGAGGACCTTTACATGGTGTTTAAG GCCAAGCAGCTGGCGAGTCAGTACTGGGGGAGCAGCCGCCCTGCAGCTGTACGTCGGGACCCCAGCCTGCCCTACCTGGAGCAGTACCGCATCGACACGAACCAGTTCCAGGAACTCTTTGCCAGCCTGACACCCTGGGCCTGTGGCTCCCACACATCCGTGCTGGCGGGGCGCATGTTTCGGCTCCTGGATGAAAATAAGGACTCGCTGATCAACTTCAAGGAGTTCGTGACAGGGATAA GTAGGATGTACCATGGGGACCTGACAGAGAAGCTCAAGGTGCTCTACAAGCTGCACTTGCCTCCAG CCCTGAGCCCAGAGGAGGCTGAGTCAGCCCTGGAAGCGACCCATTATTTCACTGAGAACAGCTCCTCAGAAG AAGCACTACAGCAGGAAGAGCAAGAGGGAGCTGGAAATGACatccaagaaaaaagaagag AGGAGAAGGGAACCAGCCCTCCTGACTATCGGCACTACCTTCGAATGTGGGCCAAGGAGAAAGAGGTTCAGAAGGAGACGATTAAGGATCTTCCCAAGATGAACCAG GAGCAGTTCATAGAGCTGTGCAAGACGCTTTACAACATGTTCAGCGAAGACCCCATGGAGCAGGACTTGTACCATGCTATCGCCACGGTGGCCAGCCTGCTGCTCCGCattggggaagtggggaggaggtTCTCTGCATGGTCGGGCAGAGGAGAGTCCAGGGACAGTGCCCCTGAGGAGAGCGAGCCGCCAGCCCCACACCCCCCTCAAGACGTGGCCCAGGAGCTTCAGCCGCCAGCTGCAGGGGACCCCCAGGCCAAAGCGGGTGGAGACACCCACCTTGGGAAAGCACCGCAGGAGAGCCAGGTGGTGGGCGAAGGGGGCGGCGGCGAGGGGCGGGGCTCCCCCCCCCAGCCTCTGTCTGACGATGAAACCAAAGATGACATGTCCATGTCCTCGTACTCAGTGGTCAGCACGGGCTCCCTGCAGTGTGAGGACCTGGCTGATGACACAgtgctggtgggtggggaggcCCACAGCCCCGTGGCCACCACTCACAGTGGGGGTGCCGTTGATACAGACTGGTGCATCTCCTTCGAGCAGATCCTGGCCTCCATCCTGACGGAGTCCGTGCTGGTGAACTTCTTTGAGAAGAGGGTAGACATTGGACTCAAGATCAAGGACCAGAGGAAGGTGGAGAGACAGTTTAGCACCTCCAGTGACCATGAGCAGTCTGCAGTTTTGGGCTGA
- the TBC1D9B gene encoding TBC1 domain family member 9B isoform X5, with product MWLGPEEVLVANALWVTERANPFFVLQRRRGHGKGGGLTGLLVGTLDVVLDSSARVAPYRILHQTQDSQVYWTVACGSSRKEITKHWEWLENNLLQTLSIFDTEEDITTFVKGKIHGIIAEENKNLQPQGDEDPGKFKEAELKMRKQFGMPEGEKLVNYYSCSYWKGRVPRQGWLYLTVNHLCFYSFLLGKEVSLVVQWVDVTRLEKNATLLFPESIRVDTRDQELFFSMFLNISETFKLMEQLANLAMRQLLDSEGFLEDKALPRPPRPHSNISALKRDLDARAKNECYCATFRLPGDERLDGHTGCTLWTPFNKLHIPGQMFISSNYICFASKEEDACHLIIPLREVTIVEKADSSSVLPSPLSISTKSKMTFLFANLKDRDFLVQRISDFLQKMPSKPPGNSRAGRKASIVDSAPEAKEKMKEESWHIHFFEYGRGMCMYRTARTRELVLKGIPESLRGELWLLFSGAWNEMVTHPGYYAELVEKSTGKYSLATEEIERDLHRSMPEHPAFQNELGIAALRRVLTAYAFRNPTIGYCQAMNIVTSVLLLYGSEEEAFWLLVALCERMLPDYYNTRVVGALVDQGIFEELTRDFLPQLSEKMQDLGVIPSISLSWFLTLFLSVMPFESAAVIVDCFFYEGIKVILQVALAILDANMEQLLGCSDEGEAMTVLGRYLDNVVNKQSVSPPIPHLHALLTSGDDPPEEVDIFDLLKVSYEKFSSLRAEDIEQMRFKQRLKVIQSLEDTAKRSVVRAIPGDIGFSIEELEDLYMVFKAKQLASQYWGSSRPAAVRRDPSLPYLEQYRIDTNQFQELFASLTPWACGSHTSVLAGRMFRLLDENKDSLINFKEFVTGISRMYHGDLTEKLKVLYKLHLPPALSPEEAESALEATHYFTENSSSEASPLASDLDLFLPWEAQEALQQEEQEGAGNDIQEKRRGVYIGQHLLMLVEVSGWRLIFFSQLAEEKGTSPPDYRHYLRMWAKEKEVQKETIKDLPKMNQEQFIELCKTLYNMFSEDPMEQDLYHAIATVASLLLRIGEVGRRFSAWSGRGESRDSAPEESEPPAPHPPQDVAQELQPPAAGDPQAKAGGDTHLGKAPQESQVVGEGGGGEGRGSPPQPLSDDETKDDMSMSSYSVVSTGSLQCEDLADDTVLVGGEAHSPVATTHSGGAVDTDWCISFEQILASILTESVLVNFFEKRVDIGLKIKDQRKVERQFSTSSDHEQSAVLG from the exons GGCATCATCGCAGAAGAGAACAAGAACCTGCAGCCCCAGGGAGATGAGGACCCTGGGAAATTCAAGGAGGCCGAGCTGAAAATGCGGAAGCAGTTTGGGATGCCCGAGGGAGAGAAGCTGGTGAACTACTACTCCTGCAGCTACTGGAAGGGCCGCGTGCCCCGGCAGGGCTGGCTCTACCTGACCGTCAACCACCTGTGCTTCTACTCCTTCCTGCTGGGCAAGGAGG TgagcctggtggtgcagtgggtggaCGTCACACGGCTGGAGAAGAATGCCACGCTGCTCTTCCCTGAGAGCATCCGTGTGGACACCCGGGACCAGGAGCTCTTCTTCTCCATGTTCCTCAACATCAGCGAGACCTTCAAGCTCATGGAGCAGCTGGCCAACCTTGCCATGCGGCAGCTACTGGACAgcgagggcttcctggaagacaaAGCACTGCCCAGGCCCCCCCGGCCGCACAGCAACATCTCGGCTCTGAAGCG AGACCTGGACGCTCGAGCCAAGAACGAGTGCTACTGTGCCACGTTCCGGCTGCCCGGGGACGAGCGCCTGGACGGCCACACAGGCTGCACCCTGTGGACCCCATTCAACAAGCTGCACATCCCTGGCCAGATGTTTATCTCCAGCAACTACATCTGCTTTGCCAGCAAGGAAGAGGATGCTTGCCACCTCATCATACCCCTGCGGGAG GTGACCATTGTGGAAAAAGCTGATAGCTCCAGTGTCCTGCCCAGCCCTCTGTCCATTAGCACTAAGAGCAAAATGACCTTCCTGTTTGCCAACCTGAAAGACCGCGATTTCTTGGTTCAGAGGATCTCTGACTTCCTCCAGAAAATGCCATCCAAGCCGCCAGGCAACAGCAGAGCGGGGAGGAAAGCCAGCATTGTGGACTCAGCCCCAGAG GCCAAGGAGAAGATGAAAGAGGAGTCGTGGCACATCCACTTTTTTGAGTACGGGCGCGGCATGTGCATGTACCGCACCGCCAGGACGCGGGAGCTGGTGCTGAAGGGCATCCCCGAGAGCCTCCGGGGGGAGCTGTGGCTCCTCTTCTCTG GGGCCTGGAATGAGATGGTGACTCACCCTGGCTACTATGCTGAGCTGGTGGAGAAGTCCACAGGGAAGTACAGCCTGGCCACGGAGGAGATCGAGCGAGACCTCCACCGCTCCATGCCCGAGCACCCTGCCTTCCAGAATGAGCTCGGGATCGCTGCACTCCGCCGGGTGCTGACTGCCTACGCTTTCCGAAACCCCACCATTGGCTACTGCCAG GCCATGAACATCGTCACCTCAGTGCTCCTGCTCTATGGCAGCGAGGAGGAGGCATTCTGGCTGCTGGTGGCCCTCTGTGAACGCATGCTGCCCGACTACTACAACACCAGGGTGGTTG GGGCCCTGGTGGACCAAGGCATCTTCGAAGAGCTCACGAGAGACTTCCTGCCCCAGCTCTCCGAGAAGATGCAGGACCTGGGGGTGATTCCCAGCATCTCGCTCTCCTGGTTCCTGACCCTCTTTCTCAGCGTCATGCCCTTTGAGAGCGCTGCGGTCATTGTTGACTGCTTCTTCTACGAGGGCATCAAGGTGATCCTGCAGGTGGCCTTGGCCATCCTGGATGCCAACATGGAGCAGCTACTGGGCTGCAGCGACGAGGGCGAGGCCATGACCGTCCTGGGCAG ATACCTGGATAATGTGGTCAATAAGCAGAGTGTCTCTCCTCCTATCCCACACCTCCATGCCCTGCTGACGAGTGGAGATGACCCTCCTGAAGAGGTGGACATCTTCGACCTCCTGAAAGTGTCATATGAG AAATTCAGCAGCCTGAGGGCCGAGGACATTGAACAGATGCGGTTTAAACAGAGGCTGAAAGTGATCCAGTCCTTGGAGGATACGGCCAAGAGGAGTGTG GTTCGAGCTATACCTGGGGACATTGGTTTCTCAATTGAAGAGCTGGAGGACCTTTACATGGTGTTTAAG GCCAAGCAGCTGGCGAGTCAGTACTGGGGGAGCAGCCGCCCTGCAGCTGTACGTCGGGACCCCAGCCTGCCCTACCTGGAGCAGTACCGCATCGACACGAACCAGTTCCAGGAACTCTTTGCCAGCCTGACACCCTGGGCCTGTGGCTCCCACACATCCGTGCTGGCGGGGCGCATGTTTCGGCTCCTGGATGAAAATAAGGACTCGCTGATCAACTTCAAGGAGTTCGTGACAGGGATAA GTAGGATGTACCATGGGGACCTGACAGAGAAGCTCAAGGTGCTCTACAAGCTGCACTTGCCTCCAG CCCTGAGCCCAGAGGAGGCTGAGTCAGCCCTGGAAGCGACCCATTATTTCACTGAGAACAGCTCCTCAGAAG CATCTCCTCTGGCCTCCGACCTGGACCTTTTCCTGCCCTGGGAGGCTCAAG AAGCACTACAGCAGGAAGAGCAAGAGGGAGCTGGAAATGACatccaagaaaaaagaagaggtgtATATATAGGCCAACATCTGCTGATGCTGGTAGAGGTCTCAGG atggagattaatttttttctcccaactcGCAGAGGAGAAGGGAACCAGCCCTCCTGACTATCGGCACTACCTTCGAATGTGGGCCAAGGAGAAAGAGGTTCAGAAGGAGACGATTAAGGATCTTCCCAAGATGAACCAG GAGCAGTTCATAGAGCTGTGCAAGACGCTTTACAACATGTTCAGCGAAGACCCCATGGAGCAGGACTTGTACCATGCTATCGCCACGGTGGCCAGCCTGCTGCTCCGCattggggaagtggggaggaggtTCTCTGCATGGTCGGGCAGAGGAGAGTCCAGGGACAGTGCCCCTGAGGAGAGCGAGCCGCCAGCCCCACACCCCCCTCAAGACGTGGCCCAGGAGCTTCAGCCGCCAGCTGCAGGGGACCCCCAGGCCAAAGCGGGTGGAGACACCCACCTTGGGAAAGCACCGCAGGAGAGCCAGGTGGTGGGCGAAGGGGGCGGCGGCGAGGGGCGGGGCTCCCCCCCCCAGCCTCTGTCTGACGATGAAACCAAAGATGACATGTCCATGTCCTCGTACTCAGTGGTCAGCACGGGCTCCCTGCAGTGTGAGGACCTGGCTGATGACACAgtgctggtgggtggggaggcCCACAGCCCCGTGGCCACCACTCACAGTGGGGGTGCCGTTGATACAGACTGGTGCATCTCCTTCGAGCAGATCCTGGCCTCCATCCTGACGGAGTCCGTGCTGGTGAACTTCTTTGAGAAGAGGGTAGACATTGGACTCAAGATCAAGGACCAGAGGAAGGTGGAGAGACAGTTTAGCACCTCCAGTGACCATGAGCAGTCTGCAGTTTTGGGCTGA